A genomic window from Tolypothrix sp. PCC 7910 includes:
- a CDS encoding Uma2 family endonuclease, whose product MLLQLNQLVVPVGHQLLIKNISWSAYKNILAELGENRNSRISYSQGMLEIMAPLPEHEVSKKIIGNLVEILLEELDIEFWSLGSTTFDQEKMDAGVEPDDCFYIQNEAAVRGKDRIDLTIDPPPDLAIEIDITSRTRFNNYEVLGVPELWRWNGNRLEINVMINGKYVASTASAVFPNLPIAQIIPEYLIRSKSEGRNATMKAFRAWVREQM is encoded by the coding sequence ATGTTACTTCAACTCAACCAGCTAGTTGTACCTGTCGGTCATCAGTTGTTGATTAAAAATATATCTTGGTCAGCATATAAAAATATTTTGGCGGAATTGGGTGAAAATCGCAATTCTCGCATATCATACAGTCAAGGAATGTTAGAAATCATGGCTCCATTACCAGAGCATGAAGTAAGTAAAAAAATCATTGGCAATTTGGTGGAAATCTTACTAGAAGAACTCGATATAGAATTTTGGAGTTTGGGTTCTACCACTTTTGACCAAGAAAAAATGGATGCTGGGGTGGAACCGGATGATTGTTTCTACATTCAAAATGAAGCGGCTGTACGCGGTAAAGATAGAATTGATTTAACAATTGATCCACCGCCAGATTTGGCTATTGAAATTGATATTACCTCCCGCACTCGGTTTAATAATTATGAGGTATTGGGTGTACCGGAATTATGGCGCTGGAATGGGAATCGCCTAGAAATTAATGTAATGATTAATGGCAAATATGTAGCCTCTACTGCTAGTGCTGTTTTTCCCAATTTACCGATTGCTCAAATTATTCCTGAGTACTTGATACGGAGTAAAAGTGAGGGGAGAAACGCTACTATGAAGGCTTTTCGAGCTTGGGTAAGAGAGCAGATGTAA
- a CDS encoding PAS domain S-box protein gives MTSNLITVDKNTYESLQQELTELRQIVGSNHCLSTLKSRQQQMQLFIEYTPAAIAVFDCEMRYLLVSQRWREDYSLGDEEIIGRSHYEVFPEISQNWREIHQRCLAGAIEKSEEDIFIRANGTTEWVKWEIHPWYEESGAVGGIIMFTEVITTRKQTEIALANSEKFLRNIAANVPGAIFQFTNHNGVWRVDYVSDFIWELAGISAAAAMQNFDSFLACIHPEDIENFTASVLEVIENPIPWHYEGRLIKPTGEVVWWQGDSTPIRNNQGEVIFCGVLLDITQRKQAEAELKRLNEELEARVEERTAELRHSEARLQRLADNVPGMLYEFSLQPDGTVSFPYASSRCQEILGLAPAEIKEDASFAFSLIHPDDLGGVQQAIANSAQTLQNFDSEWRMMTLAGKKKWVKAFSFPERQIDGEVIWYGCLFDISDNQKTQQQLQAQAQFLQSIWEGVDYGIFVLDVLDDGAEFRYVKFNPAVLQLSPMPLKSFVGRTMAAALPADMAYYYRRRYQECIKLRKSIFFEESFWNNNQENWWLLNITPLFDSNSQITQLVVTTTDITERKQAEQDRQIFVSLIENSSDFIGFASLEGKPRFLNESALNLVGVESLEVAKTFNIIDYVFPDDRQEFLQQILPIVMQQGMWQGELRFRHFQTETAIPVDYNMFAIKNPETGDPMCFATITRDASERKDAENKLQEQEQFLRSIYDGVPQLIFVINVLENGEFRFAGCNSSAEKSMGINHATIIGKTPEELLGTIEGVAVRQRYQSCVDTGKEITYEECLTFNEQETWWFTTLNPLTNNEGRIYQIVGTTWNITQRKQAEEALQANQHFIQRIADSSPNILYIFDLEEQRNIYANQELVTLLGYSNTEIQQMGDNLLPMIMHPGDRERVSLHHQQFLDTKDGDIMEIEFRVRRANGEWCWLYCRETPFNRNEEGHIKQILGVSTDITERKQTEIQLQAQAKNLENTLRELQRTQAQLIHSEKMSSVGNMVAGVAHEINNPVNFIHGNLIPASEYVQDLLHLLKLYEQYYPEPAAEIQAEIDDMELDFLKEDLIKLLQSMRVGTQRIREIVLSLRNFSRLDEAEFKLVDIHEGLDSTLMILHHRLKAKADNSEITVVKEYGKLPLVDCYPGQLNQVFMNILSNAIDALEDLVLINGEEIPHPQIRIRTEVINSNLVAIHIADNGKGIPPGIVSKLFDPFFTTKDVGKGTGLGLSISYQIVVDRHGGKLYCKSAPGKGAEFVIEIPITQPEMPT, from the coding sequence ATGACTAGCAATCTGATTACTGTAGATAAAAATACTTATGAATCTCTACAACAGGAACTGACAGAACTACGTCAGATAGTGGGGTCTAATCACTGCTTAAGTACGCTAAAATCTCGCCAGCAGCAAATGCAGTTATTTATAGAATACACTCCAGCTGCGATCGCAGTTTTTGACTGTGAGATGCGCTATCTGTTAGTTAGTCAGCGTTGGCGAGAAGATTATAGCTTAGGCGATGAAGAGATTATTGGGCGTTCTCATTATGAAGTTTTTCCGGAAATTTCCCAGAATTGGCGTGAAATTCACCAGCGCTGTTTAGCTGGTGCTATTGAAAAATCTGAAGAAGATATCTTCATTCGTGCCAATGGTACTACTGAATGGGTGAAGTGGGAGATACATCCTTGGTATGAAGAATCTGGTGCAGTGGGTGGCATTATTATGTTTACCGAAGTGATTACCACTCGCAAACAAACAGAAATCGCCCTAGCTAACAGCGAAAAGTTTTTACGGAATATTGCTGCTAATGTACCTGGGGCAATTTTTCAGTTCACCAACCATAATGGCGTTTGGAGAGTGGACTATGTGAGCGATTTTATTTGGGAATTAGCCGGAATCTCAGCAGCAGCAGCTATGCAGAATTTTGATAGCTTTTTGGCTTGCATACATCCCGAAGATATTGAGAATTTTACGGCTTCAGTATTAGAAGTTATCGAAAATCCTATCCCTTGGCACTACGAAGGACGATTAATTAAGCCTACCGGGGAAGTTGTCTGGTGGCAAGGAGATTCAACGCCGATACGAAACAACCAAGGAGAGGTTATCTTCTGTGGCGTACTCTTAGATATTACTCAACGCAAACAGGCTGAAGCAGAACTGAAACGACTTAATGAAGAATTAGAAGCTAGAGTGGAGGAACGTACAGCAGAGTTGCGTCATAGTGAAGCTAGGTTGCAACGCTTGGCAGATAATGTACCAGGTATGCTTTATGAATTTTCTCTGCAACCTGATGGTACAGTTTCTTTTCCCTATGCATCTTCGCGATGTCAAGAGATTCTCGGACTAGCACCAGCAGAAATTAAAGAAGATGCGTCTTTCGCATTTAGCCTAATTCATCCTGATGATCTTGGAGGAGTGCAACAAGCAATTGCTAACTCCGCCCAAACTCTGCAAAACTTTGACAGCGAGTGGCGGATGATGACACTAGCTGGTAAAAAGAAATGGGTTAAAGCTTTCTCTTTTCCAGAACGTCAAATAGATGGTGAGGTGATTTGGTATGGTTGCTTATTCGATATTAGCGATAACCAAAAAACCCAGCAACAACTCCAAGCACAGGCGCAATTTTTGCAAAGCATCTGGGAAGGGGTAGACTATGGCATCTTTGTCTTAGATGTTTTAGATGATGGTGCAGAGTTCCGTTATGTAAAATTCAATCCTGCTGTCCTCCAACTCAGTCCCATGCCGTTAAAATCTTTTGTGGGGCGAACAATGGCAGCTGCATTACCTGCTGATATGGCATATTACTATCGTCGGCGTTATCAAGAATGCATTAAGTTACGCAAGAGTATCTTTTTTGAGGAATCTTTCTGGAACAATAATCAAGAAAACTGGTGGCTGTTGAATATCACGCCGCTATTTGATAGCAACTCACAAATTACTCAACTTGTTGTTACAACGACGGATATCACAGAACGCAAGCAAGCTGAACAAGATAGGCAAATTTTCGTCTCCTTAATTGAAAATAGTAGTGACTTTATCGGTTTTGCCTCCTTGGAAGGAAAACCCCGATTTTTGAATGAATCTGCACTCAATCTCGTAGGGGTTGAGAGTCTTGAAGTTGCCAAAACCTTCAATATTATTGACTATGTCTTTCCTGACGACAGACAAGAATTTTTGCAGCAGATCTTACCTATAGTGATGCAACAGGGAATGTGGCAAGGGGAATTGCGATTTCGACATTTCCAGACGGAAACAGCTATTCCTGTTGATTACAATATGTTTGCCATCAAAAACCCTGAAACTGGCGATCCTATGTGTTTTGCCACTATTACCCGTGATGCTAGTGAACGCAAAGATGCAGAAAATAAATTACAAGAACAAGAGCAATTCTTACGGAGTATTTATGATGGCGTTCCTCAACTCATATTTGTAATTAATGTTTTAGAAAATGGTGAGTTTCGTTTTGCTGGTTGCAACTCATCAGCAGAAAAAAGCATGGGAATAAATCATGCCACAATTATTGGTAAAACTCCCGAAGAATTGCTGGGAACGATTGAAGGTGTAGCAGTGCGTCAGCGATATCAAAGCTGTGTAGATACTGGTAAGGAAATAACTTATGAAGAATGTTTAACTTTTAATGAACAAGAAACCTGGTGGTTTACGACACTCAATCCCCTCACAAATAACGAAGGGAGAATTTATCAAATTGTCGGTACAACCTGGAATATTACTCAGCGTAAACAAGCTGAAGAAGCGCTGCAAGCTAATCAACACTTTATTCAACGCATCGCAGATTCTTCTCCTAATATTCTCTACATTTTTGATTTAGAAGAACAGCGCAATATTTACGCCAATCAAGAACTTGTGACGCTTCTTGGTTACTCTAATACAGAAATTCAACAAATGGGAGATAATCTGCTTCCTATGATTATGCATCCAGGCGATCGCGAAAGAGTCAGTCTTCACCATCAGCAATTTCTTGACACCAAAGATGGTGATATTATGGAGATTGAATTTCGCGTTAGACGTGCAAATGGTGAATGGTGCTGGCTTTACTGTCGAGAGACACCATTTAACCGCAATGAAGAAGGACATATCAAGCAAATTTTGGGTGTATCAACTGATATTACCGAACGCAAACAAACCGAAATTCAATTACAAGCACAAGCAAAGAACTTAGAAAACACTCTGCGCGAACTTCAACGCACTCAAGCGCAACTTATCCACAGCGAGAAAATGTCATCTGTGGGGAATATGGTTGCAGGTGTCGCCCATGAAATTAATAATCCGGTAAATTTCATTCACGGTAATCTCATTCCTGCTAGTGAATACGTTCAAGATTTATTACATCTGCTGAAATTATATGAACAATATTACCCTGAGCCAGCCGCAGAAATTCAAGCAGAAATTGATGATATGGAGCTTGATTTTCTCAAGGAAGATTTAATTAAGTTGCTCCAATCTATGCGGGTAGGAACGCAACGCATCCGAGAAATTGTGCTATCTTTACGCAATTTTTCACGTTTAGATGAAGCAGAATTTAAGTTAGTAGATATCCATGAAGGCTTGGATAGTACTCTGATGATTCTGCACCATCGCTTGAAGGCGAAAGCAGATAACTCTGAAATTACCGTAGTTAAAGAATATGGAAAATTGCCCTTAGTTGATTGCTATCCAGGTCAACTAAATCAGGTATTTATGAATATTCTGAGTAATGCAATTGATGCTTTGGAAGATTTAGTGCTTATCAATGGGGAAGAAATACCCCATCCTCAAATTCGCATTCGTACAGAAGTTATTAATAGTAATCTTGTAGCTATCCACATTGCAGATAATGGTAAGGGAATTCCCCCAGGAATAGTTTCTAAATTATTTGACCCTTTCTTTACTACTAAAGATGTGGGGAAGGGGACTGGATTAGGATTATCGATTAGTTACCAAATTGTAGTAGATAGACATGGTGGTAAATTATATTGTAAATCTGCACCAGGAAAAGGCGCAGAATTTGTGATTGAAATTCCGATTACGCAACCAGAAATGCCAACGTAA
- a CDS encoding M48 family metallopeptidase, with protein sequence MTRKILHGLHPASYQHPFDRKALAALQKMPGLPLLLKKINEYGIDRLLRLQTLGNEFRVNPRNFPKLHNALVETCQILDEPLPDLYLYRGTGHINTYAVGVEKPLIGVNLETLEWLEEEELLFVLGHEIARIKGKYLTYQQLAVVMPFLKNAISTTTLGFGGLAANGLEVALYNWIVMAKLTADRAGLLACQDIDVAIASLMKLGGLPGEYLTPEVTQDFMQQAREFQFQELDGLDQVTKIFSFMEYRIPWHVMRASELLKWVETGEYSQWLQSDPSQQPQATEQPENVKDWDFLGNW encoded by the coding sequence ATGACGCGTAAAATACTCCACGGTTTGCATCCAGCAAGCTACCAACATCCCTTTGATCGTAAAGCCTTGGCTGCACTGCAAAAAATGCCAGGGTTGCCATTGCTGCTCAAAAAGATTAATGAGTATGGTATTGATCGCCTCCTCCGGCTACAGACACTTGGTAATGAGTTTCGAGTCAACCCGCGTAACTTTCCCAAATTGCACAATGCTTTAGTCGAAACTTGCCAGATTCTCGATGAACCTCTCCCAGATTTATATCTCTATCGAGGTACAGGACACATTAATACTTATGCTGTCGGCGTGGAAAAACCATTAATCGGAGTCAACTTAGAAACCCTGGAATGGTTAGAAGAGGAAGAATTGTTGTTTGTTTTGGGACATGAAATTGCCAGAATCAAAGGAAAATATTTGACATATCAACAACTAGCTGTAGTGATGCCATTTTTGAAAAATGCGATCAGCACCACGACACTAGGATTTGGCGGATTAGCCGCCAATGGACTGGAAGTTGCATTGTACAACTGGATCGTGATGGCGAAATTGACAGCCGATCGCGCTGGATTGTTAGCTTGTCAAGATATCGATGTGGCGATCGCATCTTTGATGAAATTGGGTGGGTTACCAGGTGAATACTTAACTCCAGAGGTTACCCAGGATTTTATGCAGCAAGCTCGCGAGTTTCAGTTCCAGGAACTTGATGGATTAGACCAAGTTACCAAAATTTTTAGTTTTATGGAATATCGAATTCCCTGGCATGTCATGCGAGCATCAGAATTGTTGAAATGGGTAGAAACTGGGGAGTACAGTCAATGGTTGCAATCCGATCCTTCTCAACAACCACAAGCAACTGAACAGCCAGAAAATGTCAAGGATTGGGATTTCTTAGGGAACTGGTAG
- the ispE gene encoding 4-(cytidine 5'-diphospho)-2-C-methyl-D-erythritol kinase — protein MRSYTLIAPAKINLYLEIIGDRPDGFHELAMILQSIDLADQISVRSLSTDTIRVHSHHPQVPTDKTNLAYRAAELMVKEFPDSFARFGGVEITIDKHIPVAAGLAGGSTNAAAVLVGIDLLWKLGLTQSELEELGAVLGSDVPFCIAGGTVIATGRGEQLSPLPNLDNIYIVLAKYRSLEVSTAWAYKTYRQQFGSTYIKDTASLIARASAVHSGPIVRAIANKDAADIAKKMHNDLERVVLPEYPQVLQLRELFASQPGVLGTMMSGSGPSVFALVESQQQAEVIKQQIRATIPNEDLELFVTRMTTHGIKIASSV, from the coding sequence ATGCGTTCCTATACCCTCATTGCCCCTGCTAAAATCAACTTGTATTTGGAAATCATCGGCGATCGCCCGGATGGATTTCATGAGTTAGCGATGATCCTGCAAAGTATTGACTTAGCTGACCAGATTAGCGTGCGTTCTCTCAGCACTGATACGATTCGCGTTCACAGTCACCACCCGCAAGTACCCACAGATAAAACTAATCTGGCCTATCGTGCGGCGGAACTGATGGTAAAAGAATTTCCCGATAGCTTTGCGAGATTTGGCGGCGTGGAAATTACCATCGACAAACATATACCTGTAGCGGCTGGGTTAGCGGGTGGTTCCACAAACGCCGCAGCTGTGTTGGTGGGAATAGATTTACTCTGGAAATTGGGACTAACTCAATCAGAATTAGAAGAACTAGGCGCAGTTCTGGGTTCAGACGTACCCTTTTGCATCGCTGGGGGAACAGTAATTGCGACAGGAAGAGGCGAGCAACTTTCCCCGTTACCGAATTTAGACAATATATATATAGTATTAGCAAAATATCGCAGCCTAGAAGTTTCTACAGCTTGGGCATACAAAACCTATCGTCAGCAGTTTGGTAGCACCTATATTAAAGATACCGCTAGCTTAATTGCCCGTGCCAGTGCAGTACATTCCGGGCCGATAGTGAGAGCGATCGCTAATAAAGATGCAGCAGACATCGCCAAAAAAATGCATAATGACTTAGAGCGTGTCGTCTTACCTGAATATCCCCAAGTTTTGCAACTGCGAGAATTATTTGCATCTCAACCAGGAGTTTTAGGCACAATGATGTCTGGTTCTGGCCCATCAGTTTTTGCGTTGGTCGAATCGCAACAACAAGCCGAAGTCATCAAGCAGCAAATTCGCGCCACAATTCCCAATGAAGATTTAGAATTGTTTGTGACGCGGATGACTACACATGGAATCAAAATCGCCTCTTCAGTTTAA
- a CDS encoding DUF3082 domain-containing protein, which yields MTDPNSLPQPETSTPETMNPLRCVIGAIISGGLGYAIYSLMISIATNFASKPIHSDNQLVIRITSAVRTLVVGVFALGAGVFGIVALGLLALGVQMVVQKLSKAKEG from the coding sequence ATGACTGACCCCAACTCCCTTCCGCAACCAGAAACTTCCACCCCAGAAACAATGAATCCGTTACGCTGTGTAATCGGAGCGATAATTTCTGGTGGATTAGGATATGCAATATATTCGCTGATGATTTCAATCGCCACAAATTTTGCGAGTAAACCTATCCATTCCGATAACCAATTAGTCATCAGAATTACTTCCGCAGTTCGGACATTGGTAGTAGGTGTATTCGCCTTGGGTGCGGGAGTGTTTGGTATAGTTGCTCTGGGTTTATTAGCTTTGGGTGTGCAAATGGTAGTGCAAAAGCTGTCAAAGGCTAAGGAAGGTTAA
- a CDS encoding CopG family transcriptional regulator: protein MNKKKNSRFDELIDAARSRQQRDNPQLIEDKPTSLSKSTDPEYIRTTIYLPKHLHRKLKAAAAFQERQMSDIMTELVEQWLLSNGGLGTRD from the coding sequence TTGAATAAGAAGAAGAATAGCCGTTTTGATGAACTAATTGATGCTGCGCGCAGCCGTCAACAACGAGACAACCCACAGCTAATAGAAGATAAGCCGACTTCTTTAAGCAAAAGTACTGACCCTGAATATATTCGCACAACTATCTATCTGCCTAAGCATCTGCATCGAAAATTGAAAGCAGCAGCCGCTTTTCAGGAAAGACAGATGAGCGACATTATGACAGAGTTGGTTGAGCAATGGCTTTTATCGAATGGGGGACTGGGGACTAGGGATTAG
- the rsmA gene encoding 16S rRNA (adenine(1518)-N(6)/adenine(1519)-N(6))-dimethyltransferase RsmA, with product MVRPRKVFAQHWLKSEKALDAIVKAAECKEGDRVLEIGPGTGILTRRLLPLVQSLVAVEIDRDLCDLLAKQLGQRENFILLQGDFLTLDVQGNLAAFPKFQNQNKVVANIPYNITGPIIEKLLGTIANPNPEPFDSIVLLVQKEVAERLYAKAGSKTFGALSVRVQYLAECELICTVPASAFHPAPKVDSAVVRLRPRPIETPAIDPRKFENLIKLGFGAKRKMLRNNLQPVVERDRLTHLLEQLEINPQVRAEDLSVSQWVTLANQLLLTND from the coding sequence ATGGTACGACCGCGCAAGGTCTTTGCTCAGCATTGGCTCAAAAGTGAGAAGGCTCTGGACGCAATTGTCAAGGCGGCGGAGTGTAAAGAGGGCGATCGCGTCCTGGAGATTGGCCCTGGTACCGGCATCCTGACACGGCGTTTATTACCTTTGGTGCAATCTTTGGTGGCTGTAGAAATTGATAGAGATTTGTGCGATTTATTAGCAAAGCAACTGGGTCAAAGAGAAAATTTTATTCTGCTGCAAGGTGATTTTTTGACTTTGGATGTGCAAGGAAATTTAGCAGCATTTCCTAAGTTTCAAAATCAAAATAAAGTTGTTGCGAATATCCCCTATAACATTACAGGGCCAATAATTGAAAAACTGCTGGGAACGATTGCAAATCCTAACCCTGAACCTTTTGATTCAATAGTGTTATTAGTGCAGAAAGAAGTAGCAGAAAGGTTATATGCAAAAGCAGGTTCCAAAACTTTTGGAGCGTTGAGTGTAAGGGTGCAATATTTGGCAGAATGTGAGTTAATTTGTACAGTGCCAGCAAGTGCATTTCATCCAGCACCAAAAGTAGATTCCGCAGTTGTGAGGTTGCGTCCAAGACCAATAGAAACCCCAGCCATTGACCCGCGTAAATTCGAGAATTTGATTAAATTGGGGTTTGGTGCGAAGCGAAAAATGTTACGAAATAATTTACAACCAGTAGTAGAACGCGATCGCTTGACCCACTTACTGGAACAATTAGAGATAAATCCCCAGGTACGCGCTGAAGACCTCAGTGTATCCCAATGGGTAACTCTAGCTAATCAGTTACTTTTAACCAATGATTGA
- a CDS encoding ParA family protein, translated as MIITVAAFKGGVGKSTTALHLATYFQNMADTLLVDGDLNRSALDWSNRGCLPFKVADEQQGIQLAKLYEHIVIDTPARPDPDELKTIAQGCDLLVIPTTPDAIALAATMQMVEALKQYKTNFRILLTLIPPNPNKAGEEARTALLNAGLPVFKSGIRRLAVFQRAALEGVPVNAVKDSYAQIAWRCYAEAGKEIFENSIIVKGQGSRVKGQNNL; from the coding sequence ATGATTATTACGGTAGCGGCGTTTAAGGGGGGTGTTGGCAAATCAACTACAGCACTACACCTGGCTACATATTTTCAGAATATGGCTGATACACTGCTTGTAGATGGCGACCTCAACCGCAGTGCTTTAGATTGGTCTAACCGAGGTTGTTTACCATTCAAAGTTGCTGATGAACAGCAGGGGATACAGTTAGCTAAACTCTATGAGCATATTGTGATTGATACTCCAGCCAGGCCAGATCCAGATGAACTCAAAACTATTGCTCAGGGATGCGATTTGCTAGTTATTCCTACAACTCCTGATGCGATCGCTTTAGCTGCAACAATGCAAATGGTGGAGGCTCTCAAGCAATACAAAACCAATTTTCGCATTTTGTTAACGCTGATTCCTCCAAATCCCAATAAGGCGGGAGAAGAAGCACGGACAGCTTTGTTAAACGCCGGGTTACCTGTATTCAAATCTGGTATTCGCCGCCTAGCTGTATTCCAACGTGCAGCTTTAGAAGGAGTACCAGTGAATGCAGTGAAGGATTCCTATGCTCAAATTGCTTGGCGGTGTTACGCTGAGGCTGGAAAAGAAATATTTGAAAATTCAATAATAGTCAAGGGTCAAGGGTCAAGGGTCAAAGGTCAAAATAATTTGTAG
- a CDS encoding GerMN domain-containing protein, with amino-acid sequence MMSLTKRYFLPLIAVAIATSISSCSSNPSASQDTASESPAPTATSNVESVPSPSQTPSMAQLRAKSDNIGIPSPKATTESTPAATTTETPSAKASPTEQAATGKTTNVTLYTSDTQCQQLIPQKVAVPADEPVEGAVSKILEQRDSGDFNLSSYRVNVKNGVATVDLRVAPNSKRQIASLSSCEQFAMFGSLRKTLTSNPQWKIKEVRFTERGEEIVL; translated from the coding sequence ATGATGAGCCTAACTAAAAGATATTTTTTACCATTAATTGCTGTGGCGATCGCAACCAGCATCAGCAGTTGTAGTTCTAATCCTAGCGCTAGTCAGGATACCGCTAGCGAGTCACCAGCGCCCACTGCAACATCAAACGTCGAATCAGTACCCTCCCCCAGTCAAACACCCAGCATGGCTCAACTGAGGGCTAAATCTGACAATATCGGCATACCTTCACCTAAAGCAACCACCGAAAGCACACCTGCTGCAACTACGACGGAGACACCCTCCGCAAAAGCATCTCCTACAGAGCAAGCTGCTACTGGTAAAACTACCAATGTCACCCTATACACAAGTGACACACAATGCCAACAACTAATTCCCCAAAAAGTAGCAGTACCAGCAGATGAGCCTGTAGAAGGTGCGGTAAGTAAGATTTTAGAGCAACGAGATTCAGGAGACTTTAATTTATCTAGCTATCGCGTTAACGTTAAAAATGGCGTTGCTACCGTTGATTTGCGAGTGGCTCCTAACTCCAAACGTCAAATAGCCTCTCTGTCTAGTTGTGAACAGTTTGCCATGTTTGGTAGCCTTCGCAAAACCCTCACCAGCAACCCTCAATGGAAAATTAAAGAAGTACGCTTCACCGAACGAGGCGAAGAAATTGTGCTTTAG
- a CDS encoding integrase: MSNNETSTYDIRNAEYDGIAIDTWEPAKWKQWKAKHSPSDENVKMEREYLRIKHAVGQANLALSLDKVKVKLKLTSAKTIGLQGTFPCRPGDVGKNGSPSKQYTISFGFAANDIGVKTAVVKARELDLSLITKQFQWTTELLGKQAQKIALPAPEDSAKLISEWIQEYEREFWKTHEKNRQGIRTWETHYIRHLKKLPPDEPMSLSALEKALEKTKPNTSGRFFLTWQLKKFCEFCGINGLKTIDAYATPKPYPNIRKVPADEEIIQGFNKIGMPLSAFATKENITKPEQWQWAYGMLATYGLRPHELYAIDIEAFTHPQNTFHLVTLNPRLTEGTKTGERSCGIPPLYPHWVELFDLKNVKFPYNEGKLSNKTAKLYIRFRVTNIGFRPYELRHAYAIRGHRLQVPIKTMSDYMGHTVQEHTKTYQRWMNEDANLEIYREVVIHRQGTSKEALKARIAELEAENQAIKAENATLKGLLIQHQLGEVMGN, from the coding sequence ATGTCTAACAATGAAACTAGTACATACGATATACGTAATGCTGAGTATGATGGGATTGCAATTGATACTTGGGAACCAGCCAAGTGGAAGCAATGGAAAGCCAAACATTCACCATCGGACGAAAATGTGAAGATGGAGCGTGAATATCTCAGGATAAAACACGCAGTTGGGCAAGCTAACTTGGCATTAAGCTTGGATAAGGTGAAGGTTAAACTTAAGCTTACTAGTGCTAAAACTATCGGTTTACAAGGGACTTTTCCCTGTAGGCCTGGGGATGTGGGAAAAAATGGTAGTCCAAGTAAGCAGTATACCATTTCGTTTGGTTTTGCTGCTAATGATATTGGTGTAAAAACGGCAGTAGTTAAAGCCAGAGAATTAGATTTATCTCTAATTACAAAACAATTCCAGTGGACAACAGAATTATTAGGGAAGCAAGCACAAAAAATTGCGTTACCAGCACCAGAAGATTCTGCCAAACTCATCAGTGAATGGATTCAAGAGTATGAGCGGGAATTTTGGAAAACCCATGAAAAAAATCGCCAAGGAATCCGCACATGGGAAACTCATTATATTAGACATCTAAAAAAGCTACCGCCAGATGAGCCGATGTCTTTATCAGCGTTAGAAAAAGCATTGGAAAAAACCAAACCTAATACATCTGGGCGGTTTTTCCTAACATGGCAATTGAAGAAATTTTGCGAATTTTGCGGTATTAATGGCTTAAAAACAATTGATGCTTATGCTACGCCTAAGCCTTATCCCAATATTCGCAAAGTACCCGCAGATGAGGAAATTATTCAAGGATTTAATAAAATTGGGATGCCATTATCAGCATTCGCTACTAAGGAGAATATTACAAAACCGGAACAATGGCAATGGGCTTACGGAATGTTAGCAACTTACGGTTTAAGACCCCATGAATTATATGCCATTGATATAGAAGCGTTTACTCATCCTCAAAATACTTTTCATTTAGTAACATTAAATCCGCGATTGACAGAGGGAACAAAAACTGGTGAGCGCAGTTGTGGGATTCCGCCTTTATATCCCCATTGGGTAGAATTATTTGATTTAAAAAATGTCAAGTTTCCTTACAATGAAGGTAAACTCAGTAATAAAACAGCAAAGCTTTACATCAGATTTAGAGTGACAAATATCGGATTTAGACCATACGAATTACGCCACGCTTATGCTATTCGTGGACATCGCTTGCAAGTCCCTATTAAAACGATGTCTGACTACATGGGGCATACAGTACAAGAGCATACTAAAACATATCAAAGATGGATGAATGAGGATGCTAATTTAGAAATTTATCGGGAAGTTGTCATTCATCGGCAAGGTACAAGTAAGGAAGCATTGAAGGCGAGAATTGCTGAATTGGAAGCAGAGAATCAGGCGATTAAAGCAGAGAATGCGACGCTCAAAGGATTGCTAATTCAGCATCAGTTGGGTGAGGTAATGGGTAATTAG